CCTCCGACCCGTCCTTGAACGTGTCGGGCACGATGCCTGTGTAGTTGGCACGCACGACCTGGCCGTTGTGCGTCACCTCGAACCGGTAGTCGAGCGAGTCCGCCTTCCGGCGCACGTCCGACGCGTGTCCGTGCAACTGCAGCCGCTTGCCGTACCAGTCGGCCGGCTGCGTCATCACCTCGTCCACGTGTTTGTAGTACTGCGTGTCCTCGCGAAGGCTCGAGTAGAGCATGGCGCTGAACGCCACGCCGAGGACCAGGGTCGAAATCGCGATTTTGGCCGTTTTTGATCCGCTCATGATGTGACGTGGGCCCAGGAACCGCCGGACGGCCCACGAAGCGAATTATGACCCCGTTAGCCGGTCAGCGCCACCGTCGGCTGACGAACGGGTTGAAACCCGGTCGCTCCATGTCCCGGAGGCTGGAGGCCAGGAGCCTCAGCCCCTGGCACCCCACCGTCGCAGGCGTTCCGCGACCTGGGCGACCGGCAGACCGACGACGTTGGTGTACGAACCGTCGATGCGCGTGACGAAACGGGAGGCCAGTCCCTGGATCCCGTACGCGCCGGCCTTCCCCTCCGGCTCGCCTGACGCGACGTACCACGCGATATCGTTCTCATCCAACGGGGCCATCCAGACCACGGTACGCTCGACGAATGTCTCCACATCGTCGCCGGAGCGCAGGGCCACGCCCGTCAGGACCTCGTGCGCGCGACCGGACAGCCGGCGCAGCATGCGCGCGGCCTCGGCCGCGTCTGCCGGCTTGTTCAGAATCGCGCCATCGCACACCACCGTGGTGTCGGCCGCCAGCACCAGTTCGCCCGCGGCGCACGGAACGGCGTGCGCCTTGGTCAGGGCGAGCCGCTGCACGAGCGCGTCGGCCGCTTCGCCGACGTGTGGCGTCTCGTCTGCATCCGCCACGCGAATCGTGAACGCGAATCCCGCCGCCGTCAGCAACGCGGCCCGACGCGGTGACGCCGACGCCAGCACGATCGTCATCGCGCGGCGGCCCGAGCGCCCGAGACGACGGCGAACCGGCGACCGCGGTCACCAAGCACATCGCGAAGACGCGCTTCGATGACGCGGCGATGCAGGTCGAGCTGTTCGGCGATTCTCGCGTCGCGCGCCTCCACGTACACGACGCCGCCCGCATCGCGCGTCGGCCGGCTCAGGCGCGCCAGCGCCCCGCCGACGGCCATGTGCCAGGCCGCCTCGACCTTCCCTGCGCTGTGTGGCTGGCTGGCGATGAGTTTCGTCACAGACGGCATCAATTGCTGCGTGGGCACCACGGGTGGAGAATAGCAGTCTCGCCATGACTCTCCGCCCTACCGTCCTGGTCTCCGCCGTGCGCACGCCGACGGGCAAGTTTCTCGGCAGCCTGAAGGACCTGCCCGCTCCGGCGCTCGGCGCACTCGTCGTCCGTGAAGCCGTCGCGCGCGCGGGCCTCTCCCCTGCCGACGTCGACGAGTGCATCCTCGGCAACGTCATCTCGGGCGGACTCGGCCAGCATCCCGCCCGGCAGGCGGCGCTGCAGGGAGGTCTGCCGCAGGAGGTGCCGGCGCTCAACGTCAACATGGTGTGCGGGTCTGGCCTGCGTGCCGTCATGCTCGCGTCGCAGGGCATCGCCTGCGGCGACAGCGACATCGTCGTGGCCGGCGGCATGGAGTCGATGAGCCAGGCGCCGTACCTGCTGCCGCGCGCACGCGAGGGCTTCCGCATGGGCCACGCGCAGGTCGTCGACAGCATGATTCACGACGGCCTGTGGTGCGCGATCGATCACTGGCACATGGGCATGACGGGAGAAGCCGTCGCCGAGCGCTACGGGATCGCGCGCGAGGCGCAGGACGCGTACGCGGCGCGCAGCCATCAGAAGGCCGCGCGCGCACAGCGCGACGGTGCATTCACGGCGGAGATCCTGCCCGTCACGCTACCTGCCGCGCGCGGCGGCCGAAATGCCGACCCGGTGCTGTTGGACACAGACGAATCCGTTCGTGCGGACTCGACCGCAGACGCACTCGCGCGGCTGAAGCCGGCG
This genomic interval from Acidobacteriota bacterium contains the following:
- a CDS encoding DUF721 domain-containing protein encodes the protein MVPTQQLMPSVTKLIASQPHSAGKVEAAWHMAVGGALARLSRPTRDAGGVVYVEARDARIAEQLDLHRRVIEARLRDVLGDRGRRFAVVSGARAAAR
- the maf gene encoding septum formation inhibitor Maf, producing MTIVLASASPRRAALLTAAGFAFTIRVADADETPHVGEAADALVQRLALTKAHAVPCAAGELVLAADTTVVCDGAILNKPADAAEAARMLRRLSGRAHEVLTGVALRSGDDVETFVERTVVWMAPLDENDIAWYVASGEPEGKAGAYGIQGLASRFVTRIDGSYTNVVGLPVAQVAERLRRWGARG
- a CDS encoding acetyl-CoA C-acetyltransferase; translation: MTLRPTVLVSAVRTPTGKFLGSLKDLPAPALGALVVREAVARAGLSPADVDECILGNVISGGLGQHPARQAALQGGLPQEVPALNVNMVCGSGLRAVMLASQGIACGDSDIVVAGGMESMSQAPYLLPRAREGFRMGHAQVVDSMIHDGLWCAIDHWHMGMTGEAVAERYGIAREAQDAYAARSHQKAARAQRDGAFTAEILPVTLPAARGGRNADPVLLDTDESVRADSTADALARLKPAFDPKGTVTAGNAPGVNDGAAALVVAAENVARARGLTIRARIVAQATSGLEPRWVMMTPVPAIQAVLRKAGWTLDDVDLFEINEAFAVQAIAVTGELGIPEEKVNVHGGAVALGHPIGASGARVLVTLLHALERYGLRRGVAALCLGGGNGVALAIER
- a CDS encoding cytochrome c maturation protein CcmE, translating into MSGSKTAKIAISTLVLGVAFSAMLYSSLREDTQYYKHVDEVMTQPADWYGKRLQLHGHASDVRRKADSLDYRFEVTHNGQVVRANYTGIVPDTFKDGSE